Part of the Prevotella communis genome is shown below.
GGTCACCTGTCAGCTTATACAGCTTCTTATAGGTCTCGTACTGCTCGTTCAAAATACCGAGTTGGGTCTTCAAAGCGTCGTTGACGGAAGTGATGGCAGCAGCCTCTTCCTTTCTGCGCTGGGCCTGAACGTCGGCATTCATGGAGTCGAAGAAACTCCTGCGGTCGCCACTCTTGCCGACACCACCCTTCAAGCGTCTCTGAATCTCTTCCACGCTCTTGGCATAGTCACTCAGGTCACTGAGGTTCCAGCCGAACACAGTCTTGAACTCTGCGTCGTTCTGCAACTTACGCATGGCACCTTCCTTGCCGTACATCTGAGAATACTTCTCGTACTCGCCCCAGAACTTCTTATATAGCTCATACTCCTTCTCCAATGCCTGCAGAGCCTTGTCGGTCTTGTCACCGTCTTTATGGCTTCCGTCCTTCTTCATGTCAGAGAAGTCCAAGCCGTTAGCCTTGGCAAAGGCATCCGTCTGCCCCTGACTGGCAAGAGCATCCTGCAAGGCTTTCAGCGTGTTATACAACTGCGGGTTGGTGAACTGATACTTGCTTATATCCATGTTCTGAATACCGTCCAACTTGATACCTGCATGGATGGCGATAGGCCCAAGTTTATTGATGGTGGTTTCAGCAGTACCGTAAGCCTTGCGAATCTCTTCCACAATCTGTTCCATGTTCATGCCCATCTTAATCTGAACAGGAGTTTTATCCAACTTAGCCTGCAAAGTCTTGCGCCAACCTGTCAGAACATCAGGAGCATCGCCAAGAGAAGCAACGACCTTGAAAGGTATTTCAACGCCTTGACCGAAGGTCTTTTCCATTAGTGGAATGAAATCAAAACCGTACTTGGCAATCAGTTCATCCTTGGCGGCAGTATAGAGGTCTTGCGCCTTCTTCTGCATGGCTTCATCCATTTCAGTACCACTGGCAATAGCCTTGGCAAGTTCGGGATTCAGATTCTTCATTTGGTCGGCAAGTATCTTCGGCAGCGTGTTACTACCTGAGTCATAGTCACCCATCATCAAGTTATCCCAAAACATGTTGGCGTAGGTTCTCATTTCAGCAGAGAACTCATTGTCACCCATCCACTGTGTAGCAAGGATGTGAAAGAGACTACGACCTTGGTCATTAGCAAGACTCTCGTTCTGCTGCTCAATGGCCTTTTTAATCTCGTCGTACATCTCCTTGATCTGAGTATCGAATGTTCCCTTCTTGTTGTCAATGCCGATAATATTGAACTTGTTACCAGCACCAAGAATAGAGGTGCTATTAGCAAAGCTGACAGGCTCGCGGCTATTCACATAGCCAGAGATTCTGGAACTCTGCCAACCGATACGACGTGCAACGGCTTCGAGTGAATTTCCTTGGTTAAGCATTTTGTTTATCTCCACGCCAAGGTCTCTCAGCATTGTAAGATAATCTTTATTGGCATCGCTGAGTTCTCCAAACTTATCGGCTGGGATTGAATCGTAGGCTTCTTGAAGTTTCTTGGCAAAATCTCTAAAGTCATTCTCTGACCACTCCTTCGTTCTGTTCTTGAAGTCATTGATGGCATCCTGGAAGTCCTGCATATTGTCCTTAACTCCCTCGGTATTCCACTTGTTAGCTTCGTCGGCAGCTGTTGCAAAAGCACTGGCAAGAGCCTTGGCCTTCTCCTGAATATTATTCATAATCTGCAACTCGTCACGCAGATTCTTAAGCATACGCTCGGCAGCTTTCGCATCGGTCATATAAGCACCGCCATCTGTTCCTGCAGCACGACCGATAATAGCATCTGCAACGTCTGGGAAATTGCTGCGCAACTGGTCTTTGTACATCTGAATCATGTTCTTCATTTCGTCCAAATCGCCAGTCTTGATAGCTACCTCAATAGGTGTGTTCTTGATGAACTGAGACACGTCCTCATAGCGCTGCTTGATGCTGTCAAAGGCAGTCTTTATACTTTCGTTCAACTCATTGCTGCTCGACCACGCACTCATAAGTCCGGCCACAATAATATCAATAGCTATCATGGCCCAACCAAGTGGACCAAATGCGGTTTTCATAGCGTTGCCAAGACTACGAATGCCTACCTCCAAAACTCTACCCTTCATAATGAGTTTGGCCATGGCACGGTCTATCTGACCCATCTGAACCAACGTGACAAGCATCCTGCGGTTACTGATGGACTGATAGTTCATTCTCAACAACTGCATGGTGTTCATCCTGCCAGCAAGGGCAAGCTGTGTTCTCCACATATTGGTGTCGCGGTTGCGTATCATCAACGACTGCATTTCAGAAGCGTTAATCTCGCCCTGAATATAACGCTCTCGAATCTTGATGGCGTTCAATTTCTGGGCCTGTGCGATACGCTTTGCCATAGTGGCCTCACCAAGCGTAATGCCGTTAGTAGCAAGCCCAACAACCTTGCCAACACCCCAGCCGATAGCCAAACCACCAAGCAGCGGAGCAATCTTATTCAGATTCTCAATAAGAGTCGTAGTCCACGTAACCATGGTCTTTAACACCTTTCCGCTCAGGCTCTCGCCTCGTGCAAACTCGCTCAGCATAATCTCCCAAGCATCCTGCAAGTTACTCCACTTACCTGCCAGCGTGTCGGCCAGCTCGTATTGCATGTTATAGAACCTACCGCCCTCGTCGGTCATTTCCCAGAGAATCTTCTTCACCATCTCAAAAGGAACGGCGCGCTTCGAGATCAACTCAAAGACCTCGCCAGTGGTCACGACACGGCCATTGAGTTTCGTGAACTCGTCGGCCAACGCCTTTACCATAGGAATACCTGCCTCAGTAAACTGGCGCAACTCCTGACCTCGCAACACGGCGGCACTTCTCACCTGACCAAAGGCCAAGATAAGACGGTTCATATCCACGCCAAGACCTGCGCTGATGTCGGCAAGCCTCTTCGTGGTGTCATACATTTCTTCGTAGGGAATACCAAAGGCGGCTACCTGCTTGGAGTAGGTGGCCAGCTGCTTGAAATTGAATGGAGAAACAACGGCCAACTGCTTCATTTCGTTGAACATGGTGTTGGCCTGTTCGATATCGCCCAAGATGCTCTTCAAGGCGATATGCTGAACCTCAAACTCACCACCAATCTGTATCACGTCGTTAAGCAGACTCTTCAAACCGTAGAAGCTGACAAAGGTACCTGCATAGCTCTTCATCTGCTCCCACATCACATTGGTACGCTTACCGGCCTCTGTCACCTTGTCGTAGGCAGCAACCAAGTCCATATTGGCCTGTGCTGTGGCCTTGGCGGCAGCAGCCTGCTCACGCAAGGCGGCGGCAGCGCGCTTGGCACTGTCACGCTCCTGCTGACGGTTCAATCGTTCTTGCTCTCTGGTCAGACGCTCCACTCCTGCAGCAGCATCGACGGCATCCTGCTTCAACTTCTTATAGTCGGAGTCAGTAGTGGTGTAGCCACGGCCACCGTTCTTCGTGGCTCTCGCAAGCGACATCTGCTCACGCCATATCTGAGCGGCAACAGAAGAGGCCTTGCTGGTGTCAACGCCTGGAGCAGCACCGATAATAGCATTACTCAGACGCTCACGAATCCTTGCAAGGTCGTTGTAGCGGGTACGCAACTGGTCAACACGCTTTTCCTCCGCTGACTGTGCTGAGCGGTTGGCCCGCTCAGAAGCCTGAACAGACTGCGTATAGCGGTTCACACTTCGAGTCATCAGGGCGAAGTTGTTCTGACGCATGTGAGCGGCAACAGCTCCGCTCTCCATCATCTTCTTGTCATCACCCTCAATGGCCTTTAAGCCATTACGCAACTTCTCCAACTCCTGTAGGGTCTGCTGCATCTTGGCTTTCATGGCTGGGTCTTTGGCTTCGCCAAGGCTCTTGTTGATTTTCTCAATGGCCTCGTCGATCTTGTAATAGCCGTCCTTCAACTTAGCCACGTTCTCAGCGTAGGTGGCCGCTTTCTTGGTGGCATTGTCAAGACCTTGACCCATCTTGTCAGCCAGTTCAACACCCTTCTGTAATGTCTGAGTGAGATAGTCACGAACACCCATCTCAAACCAAAGCTTATTCTCGTCTGCCATAGTGCAAAATTGTTATCCTGTTATGAGTTAAAAATGTCCTCTATCGAGAAGTTTCCACCTACAAAGGTCTTACCCTGTCGGTTCTCTTCCCATGCCAAGGCTAAGGCATCCATTTCTTTCTTTCCTGGCTCTTCGTTCTTCTTGTCATCGGCATGGTAGTCGGTAACTGGCTGGTCGAAGATGCCTAACTCTATCTGGGAGCAGGTGTAGCCATCCCAATACCCCCATGCCTTGGTGAACCAATGCGTCTCGAAGAGGAAGGGGTATTTCTCGCTTAGGCTCCAGAACGCTCCCCAACTGGTCCGGCTTGGGTACGTTCGGCTTCCTCCCTTGTCTGACTCATGAGAGTGTCCATCATACTTATCGCTAATCCCGTACACATCATAGAGGGTTCTAAGGGAATTTTTTTTTTACTCGCCTCCATGATACGCAACACCTCTACTTGGTCGAGGTCGGCAACATAGTACAACCACCTCCAGTAAGCCCACCAGAGAAACACAATCTTCCATTTACGCGCCAAAAGAAGCAAGGCCACAAGCTGAACATTCAGCTTCCATTGGTCAGTGTGCGAAGCGGTTTTGCCGCTTCGCTTCTTCTTGGTGCCTTTCAGCATCAGGTGCGTAAACCTGCGCTTCATGTAGTTCCTCCACCAGTGTATCTTCCACGTCTTGCCTCGGAACTCTATCTCGTCGGGAGTAGCCTCTAATACTTCATCCAAAAGTTCCTGCATACTCCTGTTCGGTTGCTCTCTCTCCATATCATTCTGTTTTTATATACCGCGTCAGCGTCGCGGCTCGTTTGTCAAACTGAAAAGGGGCGGTGGCACAATCACCACCACCCCTCGTATCGCGCTTCGCGGTCGAACCGCAAAGATTTAGGCCGTCTTCTTCAAGAAGAGGATGTCAGGGCCATCCGTGGCCTCCATAGTACCGTTGAACTGAACGGCATACGGATCGGTCTCGGCGTTCTCGAACTTCATAGCTGCCCACACAACAGCGTTGGCGATGATGAGCATACGGTTCTTGGCCTCGTTCAGCAGAACGATGGTACCGCGAACCTCGTGCTTGGCAACATTGATACCAATACCTGCCCAAGTGGTCTGAGCGGAGCCAGCACCACTGTTAGCAGCCAAAGTGGCACCAACAGCCTGCACGTTCTCAGCACCGTAGGCCATCTGCATGACTGCGGTATGCAGCGTGGGAACGAGGAACGAAATGTCGAAGTCACCCTTAGTGGCGGTTGCCACCCAGTCAGAGTCATCACCGAGAACCTTGTAGTGGTTCACAGTGGTATCACCCTCGTTCAGCGAAAGGTCGCCGACGTGGACGGGAAGGTCATACTCAGGGGTGAGAGCGATAGCGCTCACATCGTTCTGGGTAATCTCATCCCACTTGGCAGCAGTCCAAGCACCTGCCTCGGAAATGGCGGTCTTGCACTTGTAGTACTTGCCATCCTTCTGCACCTTGTCGCCGACAGCATAGGTAGATGTCGCACTGAACTCAGGCAGGTCGGCCAGGGCAGGGAAAATGGGAGTCGTCTGGAACAGCAAGGATGCTACACCCTTGAACACGTCCTTCAGTTGTCTCTTGTTAGTCATAATCGTTATCTGTAAAAAAGTTATTAAAACTGTTTCTTGTCACCGTGCCCGTCGCATCAGCGTCGGGTTAAGTAGAGAGGCCCGCATGAATGCGCGTATAGTGAAAACCGTTACCGTCGCTGTGGGCTGGAACAATGACGCGAGGCTTGACAGCGGTTACGCCAGTAGTCGAGTCAGAGAAGGGGAATAGTCCTTTCAACTGCTCAGCGTAGGTCTCTACCTCGTTAATGGCTACTTCATTCGGATTGGCGGCTTTCACATTGTCCTTCACAAACAACTCAATAATGAGCGTCGTGTCGCTCCAGTCGAAAGAGGCGCTATCCAAGGCACCGTCCTCACCAATAATCTGGTTGCGGATGCTGGTCAGAGAAAGAACGATGAAAGAGGTCTGCGCCTTGTCAACAGCCGAAGGCCGCTCAAAAAGGTACATCTTCATCTTCATCGGCTTCAAGGCCGTGCATACTGCCTGTAACAGTGTCTTAATCGTTGCCATAGTTATTCATTCATCCTTGTTACTTCTGCACCCATACCGGCAAGCTCGTCTCTCACCTGTGTCAACACATTCGCTTTCTGCTTGGTCTCAAGATACTTGGCGTAATCAGTAGCAGCTACAACCTTGTAGCGCCAGCCCTTGCCTTTCGGCGCTTGGGACTGCAGAAACTCCAAGGCTTCTTCCTGCGCCCAAAAATTCTCTTCCTGGGGGGAATCGTCTGGAGCCTTATAAGGGGAACCAAGATGCTCTACTGGTGTGCCATCCCAATAGTGGGAAAGGTCATAGGTCTCACCATGAACGAGGGTCATCCGAGTAGGTGCCTTGTGCAAGGCATCAAACGAGGTGGCCACGCCAACCAGTTTCCTGTCGTTGTAGAGGGCTACGGCAATAGAGTTGCGGGTGTTACCAGTAACATTCGCAAAGCCACTCATCTCGTCGAGGATGACATTCACTAAGAACTTCAAACCTCCAAGGAGAAAGGGTTCTGCTTTCTTATCGCGCT
Proteins encoded:
- a CDS encoding tape measure protein, translated to MADENKLWFEMGVRDYLTQTLQKGVELADKMGQGLDNATKKAATYAENVAKLKDGYYKIDEAIEKINKSLGEAKDPAMKAKMQQTLQELEKLRNGLKAIEGDDKKMMESGAVAAHMRQNNFALMTRSVNRYTQSVQASERANRSAQSAEEKRVDQLRTRYNDLARIRERLSNAIIGAAPGVDTSKASSVAAQIWREQMSLARATKNGGRGYTTTDSDYKKLKQDAVDAAAGVERLTREQERLNRQQERDSAKRAAAALREQAAAAKATAQANMDLVAAYDKVTEAGKRTNVMWEQMKSYAGTFVSFYGLKSLLNDVIQIGGEFEVQHIALKSILGDIEQANTMFNEMKQLAVVSPFNFKQLATYSKQVAAFGIPYEEMYDTTKRLADISAGLGVDMNRLILAFGQVRSAAVLRGQELRQFTEAGIPMVKALADEFTKLNGRVVTTGEVFELISKRAVPFEMVKKILWEMTDEGGRFYNMQYELADTLAGKWSNLQDAWEIMLSEFARGESLSGKVLKTMVTWTTTLIENLNKIAPLLGGLAIGWGVGKVVGLATNGITLGEATMAKRIAQAQKLNAIKIRERYIQGEINASEMQSLMIRNRDTNMWRTQLALAGRMNTMQLLRMNYQSISNRRMLVTLVQMGQIDRAMAKLIMKGRVLEVGIRSLGNAMKTAFGPLGWAMIAIDIIVAGLMSAWSSSNELNESIKTAFDSIKQRYEDVSQFIKNTPIEVAIKTGDLDEMKNMIQMYKDQLRSNFPDVADAIIGRAAGTDGGAYMTDAKAAERMLKNLRDELQIMNNIQEKAKALASAFATAADEANKWNTEGVKDNMQDFQDAINDFKNRTKEWSENDFRDFAKKLQEAYDSIPADKFGELSDANKDYLTMLRDLGVEINKMLNQGNSLEAVARRIGWQSSRISGYVNSREPVSFANSTSILGAGNKFNIIGIDNKKGTFDTQIKEMYDEIKKAIEQQNESLANDQGRSLFHILATQWMGDNEFSAEMRTYANMFWDNLMMGDYDSGSNTLPKILADQMKNLNPELAKAIASGTEMDEAMQKKAQDLYTAAKDELIAKYGFDFIPLMEKTFGQGVEIPFKVVASLGDAPDVLTGWRKTLQAKLDKTPVQIKMGMNMEQIVEEIRKAYGTAETTINKLGPIAIHAGIKLDGIQNMDISKYQFTNPQLYNTLKALQDALASQGQTDAFAKANGLDFSDMKKDGSHKDGDKTDKALQALEKEYELYKKFWGEYEKYSQMYGKEGAMRKLQNDAEFKTVFGWNLSDLSDYAKSVEEIQRRLKGGVGKSGDRRSFFDSMNADVQAQRRKEEAAAITSVNDALKTQLGILNEQYETYKKLYKLTGDQRGAASVAFGGRMMQSATYKDYLVQQMTSAMGGDAGKAKSALSMDKKTFNDTYGQNSEKMSIIYTAYQEHLVKLQKESLDLLLSTIEKNRTIEQQIEDENRNYQYQLSLLKEIRDPQMRAEAEKGLTKEHEKKSSKLQFEQFKEGSNWVKIFDDLDRVSMRTIESMIEKVENFSLTVGLSVEEVKALRDALEKLRNEQANRDPFTAMAENVRLGTHRNQLLHSGVFSKDANGQWQGNYTFQTEASAKRYGYKKGQTISADDLQDDIRSNRSGFADSISKIGDKFKALQDVMQPVVDLFAALGNEDLSNLFQMGNNALGAAAGAANGLNALGLSSLGPYGAAAAAGLSIMGSLFAMHDAAIEKEIQASKERQKLLENLVKNMETMLEHTMGGLYTAKADDATMNKLAEYKDKYDRGTAAQGRLDNGTSENKLYDSLLSRRNYVSKETADQIQEAQQSRSYYDAYKANLMAQRDEAAHQMESEKDKKDSDDGKIADYEQQIKELNDQIRYLAEEMAKDLYSIDYKSWAGGLAEALVSAWEAGGNAADAYKKKITSILKEVGTKVIMQKYLEPLLEKNMEEFMKYFEDNNGVLDERGMEILARMYDDADKAAEMTNAYLDGLEKIANQHGETLKNTEESSGQSAIKSITEDQTNLLLSYINAMRADLSIHVQDLRRLMDQVLPDMSRSFGAQLAKLEEIRKEVARGADGVDKMNQKLDQLMTGVKKLSVKVYA